In Centropristis striata isolate RG_2023a ecotype Rhode Island chromosome 5, C.striata_1.0, whole genome shotgun sequence, a single genomic region encodes these proteins:
- the bcas2 gene encoding pre-mRNA-splicing factor SPF27 — MAGTASVAGEVFVDALPYFDQGYDAAGVREAAAALVEEETRRYRPTKNYLSYLPTPDFSTFETEIMRNEFERLAARQPMDLLSMKRYELPAPSSGQKNDITAWQECVNNSMAQLEHQAVRIENLELMSQYGTNAWKVYNDNLAFMIEIAQKELQKFRKQIQDLNWQRKNDQLAGGAKLRELESNWVSLVSKNYEIERAIVQLENEVTQLRQQQGDENKENIRQDF; from the exons ATGGCCGGAACGGCTTCAGTAGCTGGTGAAGTTTTCGTCGATGCTCTGCCATATTTTGACCAAGGTTACGATGCTGCAGGTGTCAGAGAAGCG GCTGCAGCATtggtggaggaggagaccaGAAGATACCGACCTACCAAGAACTACCTGAGCTACCTGCCCACACCCGACTTCTCCACTTTTGAG ACAGAAATAATGAGGAATGAATTTGAGCGGCTGGCGGCTCGGCAGCCCATGGACCTCCTGAGCATGAAGAG ATATGAGCTGCCAGCTCCATCATCAGGACAGAAGAATGACATTACAGCATGGCAGGAATGTGTCAACAACTCCATGGCCCAGCTGGAGCACCAGGCAGTCCGCATTGAGAACCTGGAGCTCATGTCGCAGTATGGAACCAACGCATGGAAAGTCTACAATGA TAACTTGGCCTTCATGATTGAGATCGCGCAAAAGGAACTTCAGAAATTCAG GAAACAAATTCAAGATTTAAACTGGCAGCGTAAGAACGATCAGTTAGCAGGAGGAGCCAAACTACGAGAACTGGAATCAAA CTGGGTGTCTCTGGTCAGCAAGAACTATGAGATTGAGCGGGCCATCGTCCAGCTGGAGAACGAAGTGACTCAGCTCAGACAACAGCAGGGGGACGAGAACAAGGAGAACATCCGGCAGGATTTCTAG